From Danio rerio strain Tuebingen ecotype United States chromosome 7, GRCz12tu, whole genome shotgun sequence, the proteins below share one genomic window:
- the gal3st3 gene encoding galactose-3-O-sulfotransferase 3, translated as MSQKKIFLVLIAISTVSFLLHHGGHLNLTLETFWMGCPSTTVSVNQGSSGHSGKHTSVAFLKTHKTASSTVQNILFRFAERNNLTVALPITSCDHQFCYPRPFSVHFVHPHTSPPDIITSHLRFSRTELRHLMPNNTIYITILREPGAMFESLFSYYNQYCLSFKRVPNGSLETFLDEPWNYYRPDEKDSMYARNTLTFDLGGDKDRPFTELYVKRFAAEMEKVFSLVMIAEYFDESLVLLRRLLAWDLDDVLYVSLNMRTADSKSSLSSDNTEKIRDWNAIDSALYDHFNASLWRQLRALGLACVEREVQLLRQSRDRLVRSCFGGSLPPLRSAAQITNKELRPWQPSAKVTIVGYDLPVNISKKGPIPPRDECLKMIMPEVQYTKLLLRSESVRYRKRLPIRSRQQTARSVGQPRVHKESSSQSLVP; from the exons ATGTCTCAGAAGAAGATATTCCTAGTATTGATTGCAATCAGCACTGTCAGCTTTCTTCTGCACCATGGGGGTCACTTGAACTT GACATTGGAGACATTCTGGATGGGCTGTCCGTCCACCACGGTCTCCGTCAACCAGGGCAGCAGTGGACATTCAGGTAAACACACCAGTGTAGCCTTCTTGAAGACACATAAAACTGCCAGCTCCACTGTGCAGAACATCCTCTTCCGTTTCGCTGAGCGCAACAACCTCACTGTGGCGCTGCCCATCACCTCCTGCGACCACCAGTTCTGCTACCCTCGGCCGTTCAGCGTCCACTTTGTCCATCCGCACACCTCGCCCCCTGACATCATCACCAGTCATCTACGGTTCAGCAGGACTGAGCTGCGGCACCTCATGCCCAACAATACCATCTACATCACCATACTGCGGGAACCGGGAGCGATGTTTGAGTCCCTGTTTTCCTACTATAATCAGTACTGTCTTAGCTTTAAACGTGTCCCGAATGGCTCTCTAGAGACTTTCCTTGACGAGCCTTGGAACTACTATCGTCCGGATGAAAAGGATTCGATGTACGCAAGGAATACTCTGACCTTTGACCTAGGTGGTGATAAAGACCGTCCATTTACGGAGTTGTACGTGAAACGATTCGCTGCCGAGATGGAGAAAGTCTTCTCGCTGGTTATGATTGCAGAATACTTTGATGAATCCTTGGTGCTGTTACGCCGCTTGTTGGCTTGGGATCTCGATGATGTTCTTTACGTCAGTCTCAACATGCGCACAGCCGACTCCAAAAGCAGCCTTTCTAGTGATAATACGGAGAAAATCAGAGACTGGAATGCTATAGATTCAGCTCTCTACGATCATTTCAATGCCTCGCTATGGCGGCAGCTGAGAGCATTGGGACTAGCATGTGTTGAGCGGGAAGTCCAGCTGTTGCGGCAGTCTAGAGACCGACTTGTTCGCAGCTGTTTCGGGGGAAGTTTACCACCGCTTCGCTCTGCTGCACAAATCACGAATAAAGAGTTGCGGCCGTGGCAGCCCAGTGCCAAAGTGACAATCGTTGGGTACGACTTACCAGTTAATATATCAAAGAAAGGCCCCATCCCTCCTCGAGATGAGTGTCTAAAGATGATAATGCCAGAAGTGCAATACACAAAGCTGTTGCTTCGTTCAGAATCTGTACGATATCGAAAGCGGCTTCCAATACGGAGCCGCCAGCAGACTGCACGGTCCGTCGGACAACCTCGGGTTCACAAAGAGTCTTCATCTCAGAGTTTGGTACCATGA